In Terriglobus sp. TAA 43, a single window of DNA contains:
- a CDS encoding YggS family pyridoxal phosphate-dependent enzyme, producing the protein MSIAENLEQVRAEIAAACAKANRNPADVKLMAVSKTWGPDVVAEAFRAGQRLFGENRLQEWEHKQQQLHTILGEDVGQLEMHLIGNLQSNKTSKAAWVFSAVDSVDSLKVANRLNDVCEQVGKVLPILVEVKLSEEETKHGIGEYALTGLLRNILEEMNGLEVRGLMMVPPYTDDPEGARPYFRRLRELRDEAVATIEGLSLPELSMGMSHDFAVAIEEGSTCVRVGSAIFGTRTKYREDDEE; encoded by the coding sequence ATGTCGATTGCAGAAAATTTAGAGCAGGTACGCGCGGAAATCGCAGCCGCCTGCGCCAAAGCGAACCGTAACCCCGCAGACGTGAAGCTGATGGCCGTTTCCAAAACCTGGGGTCCGGACGTCGTCGCCGAAGCGTTCCGCGCAGGCCAGCGCCTTTTCGGTGAAAACCGCTTGCAGGAGTGGGAGCACAAGCAGCAGCAGCTCCACACCATCCTCGGTGAAGACGTGGGCCAGCTTGAGATGCATCTCATCGGCAACCTGCAGTCCAACAAGACCAGCAAAGCCGCATGGGTCTTCAGCGCCGTGGATTCAGTGGACAGCCTGAAGGTTGCGAACCGTCTCAACGACGTCTGTGAACAGGTTGGCAAAGTCCTGCCCATCCTCGTCGAAGTCAAACTCTCCGAGGAAGAAACCAAGCACGGCATCGGCGAATACGCCCTCACCGGCCTGCTGCGCAACATCCTCGAAGAAATGAACGGCCTGGAAGTCCGCGGCCTGATGATGGTCCCGCCGTACACCGACGATCCCGAAGGCGCACGCCCCTACTTCCGTCGCCTCCGCGAACTCCGCGACGAAGCCGTAGCCACCATCGAAGGCCTCTCACTCCCCGAACTCTCCATGGGCATGTCGCACGACTTCGCAGTAGCCATCGAAGAAGGCTCCACCTGCGTCCGCGTAGGCTCCGCCATCTTCGGCACCCGCACCAAGTACCGCGAAGACGACGAAGAATAG
- a CDS encoding energy transducer TonB, translated as MQTLFVQETPRDGRRTSIQRVASVVLHLVLLAAFTFQVHKVVKVVARPHKVAAVIIPYAPGHQAVVQKPRPKVQPPKDPPKLPLKRPDPPPVSSGGDPTGEDDVSVATADFYPDPKPDLAMLPHGTNGDIVVDIVIDESGKVVETTLDQGLGHGFDEAVMAVIQTWIFTPATKAGKPVASKQQLLFHFVRA; from the coding sequence ATGCAAACACTCTTTGTGCAGGAGACGCCCCGCGACGGCAGGCGCACGTCCATTCAAAGAGTGGCCTCCGTGGTGTTGCACCTTGTTCTGCTCGCGGCCTTCACCTTCCAAGTCCACAAGGTGGTGAAGGTCGTCGCGCGTCCGCACAAAGTCGCGGCTGTCATTATTCCGTACGCCCCCGGCCACCAGGCCGTCGTGCAAAAGCCGCGACCCAAAGTTCAGCCGCCCAAAGACCCGCCAAAGCTTCCGCTCAAGCGGCCCGATCCTCCGCCCGTCAGCAGCGGCGGCGATCCCACCGGCGAAGACGACGTCTCCGTGGCCACCGCCGATTTCTATCCCGACCCCAAGCCCGATCTCGCTATGTTGCCCCACGGCACGAATGGCGATATCGTCGTCGATATCGTCATCGACGAAAGCGGCAAAGTCGTCGAAACCACACTCGATCAGGGCCTGGGGCACGGCTTCGACGAAGCCGTCATGGCCGTCATCCAGACCTGGATCTTCACTCCCGCCACCAAGGCAGGCAAGCCCGTAGCCAGCAAGCAACAACTCCTCTTCCATTTCGTGCGCGCATAA
- a CDS encoding DUF167 domain-containing protein codes for MNIRDIDGGVSFAIRVQPGASREGVVGLYGEAIKIALNAPAVDGKANEALIRYLATALNVPKTSINIAAGLTSRSKVIHVLGVTNEEAAAKLSPAAAV; via the coding sequence ATGAACATCCGAGACATCGACGGCGGCGTAAGTTTCGCAATCCGCGTGCAGCCCGGCGCATCGCGCGAAGGCGTCGTCGGTCTCTACGGCGAAGCCATCAAGATCGCACTGAACGCACCCGCCGTCGATGGCAAAGCGAACGAAGCACTCATCCGCTATCTCGCCACCGCGCTCAACGTTCCGAAGACAAGCATCAACATCGCCGCGGGTCTCACTTCGCGCTCCAAGGTGATCCACGTTCTCGGCGTCACAAACGAAGAAGCCGCGGCAAAGCTCTCGCCCGCCGCGGCCGTTTAA
- a CDS encoding acyltransferase — MTSIRALAALYVGFFHMVRPFELWGRFAGFWGAGYTAVSFFFFLSGFILVYTHGVEFVSGKGDVKRFLVARFARVYPLYLLVTIIAGFLSYKVIFHPKYHVIAYIAQVFMLQSWHIRLTPFFNIVAWSLSEEAFFYFCFPFIAPRLRPNSLRHGILLLAGCWVLALIPGMIAMHLDPARAWSEVALSNHGPVVYVVRRFPPLMLPQFLCGIVAGWIYLQRPISDGFAKVALAVGSVVMVTALLFADHLPFVLLHNGLLIPCYVLILYGLARPNIVSNVLSWSPFVLAGEASYAFYLTHFMFNDWAWWVFHWPMTIAGLVPRLLVLLPLSLLLHLYVERPGRRWVMKWWDARAARLQAA, encoded by the coding sequence TTGACGAGCATACGTGCGCTGGCCGCACTGTATGTGGGCTTCTTTCACATGGTGCGCCCATTTGAATTGTGGGGCAGGTTTGCCGGGTTCTGGGGTGCTGGCTACACGGCTGTCAGTTTCTTCTTCTTCCTTTCCGGGTTCATCCTGGTCTACACGCATGGCGTGGAGTTTGTCAGTGGGAAGGGAGACGTAAAACGCTTTCTTGTGGCCCGCTTTGCGCGCGTGTATCCGCTGTACCTGCTCGTCACGATCATTGCGGGCTTTCTTAGCTATAAAGTAATTTTTCACCCTAAGTACCACGTGATTGCGTACATAGCGCAGGTATTCATGCTGCAGTCCTGGCATATCCGCCTGACGCCGTTTTTCAATATCGTTGCGTGGAGCTTGTCAGAAGAAGCTTTCTTTTACTTCTGTTTCCCCTTCATCGCTCCGCGCTTGCGGCCAAACTCCCTGCGCCATGGCATATTGCTGCTGGCGGGATGCTGGGTTCTTGCTTTGATTCCAGGCATGATTGCCATGCATCTTGACCCCGCCCGCGCATGGAGCGAGGTCGCTCTGTCCAATCATGGTCCGGTGGTGTACGTTGTTCGCCGATTCCCACCGCTGATGCTTCCCCAGTTCCTGTGCGGCATCGTGGCGGGATGGATTTATTTGCAACGGCCGATCAGCGACGGCTTTGCAAAGGTGGCCTTGGCCGTTGGGAGCGTGGTGATGGTTACCGCTTTGCTCTTCGCGGATCATCTGCCGTTCGTTCTGCTGCATAACGGTCTGCTGATTCCTTGCTATGTGCTGATTCTTTATGGGCTTGCACGTCCGAATATCGTGTCGAATGTGCTGTCGTGGTCCCCGTTTGTTCTGGCGGGCGAGGCAAGCTATGCGTTTTACCTGACGCATTTCATGTTTAACGACTGGGCATGGTGGGTCTTTCACTGGCCGATGACGATTGCCGGCCTGGTGCCTCGGCTGCTTGTTCTTCTGCCTCTGAGTCTCCTGCTGCATTTGTATGTGGAGCGTCCGGGCCGCCGCTGGGTGATGAAGTGGTGGGATGCCCGGGCGGCGAGGTTGCAGGCCGCTTAG
- a CDS encoding DUF885 family protein has translation MRVLRAWAAVSMCSAIAIAAAQAPSAKPATAKPAPPAAAAAATTTEDGSPIPASPFPSGPPSKAGEQLTTIHKVDMAWRETQRGYRPPGARQRIQPSVLPAVDAATQQKALEHYEGVKAQLDKLSTDGMSEAERMNLEIYVYQINTQIADKKFKEYEKPVNSLETFWTEAQGTGQRGFRTEKDYENYLLWMADIPRYFQENIVNMRAGVARGFAPPKITLNGRDQTIVPIANATSADATPFWKAFTHMPSTVNTAEQARLRAEGKKVIEQQVIPAYKELLTFWNAEYYPHTQASIAAESLPDGKAYYKAQIKRYTTLDLTAEEIHNIGLAEVAKIHQEMLDTIAEAKFQGDFPAFLKFLRTDPQFYAKTPDELLGKASYMMKEFDDKSDRYFGYQPRGRFGIHPIPDEVAPYQPAGFGGAGGFQINLYDLPSRPIYAMPALTLHEAAPGHSWAGLIAREHQNPDGFRGGGSAFGEGWALYCERLGTEMDMYHTPYEKFGMLSFQSWRASRLVVDTGMHSMGWTREQAQQFLRENTALSEHDIEEEVDRYISWPGQALSYYLGMTVIQKERQHAQQALGKKFNLRAFHDAILATGGVPLPVLEEYLEAWIKGGGVGPYPEMEK, from the coding sequence ATGCGCGTACTTCGTGCCTGGGCAGCAGTGTCCATGTGCTCAGCGATAGCCATTGCAGCCGCTCAGGCTCCATCGGCAAAACCTGCCACTGCTAAACCCGCGCCGCCCGCGGCGGCCGCCGCTGCCACCACCACCGAAGACGGCAGCCCCATTCCCGCTTCGCCGTTTCCATCCGGCCCACCCAGCAAGGCAGGCGAACAACTCACGACCATCCACAAGGTCGACATGGCATGGCGCGAAACGCAGCGTGGATACCGCCCACCCGGCGCGCGTCAACGCATCCAGCCCTCTGTGCTTCCAGCGGTTGACGCAGCCACGCAACAGAAGGCGCTCGAACACTACGAAGGTGTAAAGGCACAGCTCGACAAGCTCTCCACCGACGGCATGAGCGAAGCCGAGCGCATGAACCTGGAGATTTACGTCTACCAGATCAACACGCAGATCGCCGACAAGAAGTTCAAGGAGTATGAGAAGCCCGTCAACTCCCTCGAAACCTTCTGGACAGAAGCGCAGGGCACCGGCCAGCGCGGCTTCCGCACAGAAAAGGATTACGAGAATTACCTGCTCTGGATGGCGGACATCCCGCGCTACTTCCAGGAAAACATCGTCAACATGCGCGCAGGCGTGGCTCGCGGATTCGCACCGCCGAAGATCACGCTAAACGGACGCGATCAGACCATCGTCCCCATCGCCAACGCCACCAGCGCCGATGCAACACCCTTCTGGAAGGCATTCACCCACATGCCCTCCACGGTCAACACTGCGGAGCAGGCGCGCCTCCGCGCCGAAGGCAAGAAGGTCATCGAACAGCAGGTCATCCCCGCGTACAAGGAACTGCTCACCTTCTGGAACGCCGAATACTATCCGCACACGCAGGCCTCCATCGCCGCAGAATCACTGCCTGACGGCAAGGCCTATTACAAGGCGCAGATCAAGCGTTACACCACGCTCGACCTCACAGCGGAAGAGATCCACAACATCGGCCTCGCTGAAGTCGCCAAGATTCATCAGGAAATGCTCGACACCATCGCGGAAGCCAAGTTCCAGGGCGACTTCCCAGCCTTTCTCAAATTCCTCCGCACCGATCCGCAGTTCTACGCCAAGACCCCCGACGAACTCCTCGGCAAAGCCTCGTACATGATGAAGGAGTTCGACGATAAGTCCGACCGCTACTTCGGCTATCAACCACGCGGACGCTTCGGCATCCACCCCATCCCCGACGAAGTCGCGCCCTACCAGCCAGCAGGCTTCGGTGGTGCAGGCGGATTCCAGATCAACCTGTACGACCTGCCGTCGCGCCCCATCTACGCCATGCCCGCACTCACGCTGCATGAAGCTGCCCCCGGCCACTCTTGGGCCGGCCTCATCGCGCGCGAGCATCAGAACCCCGACGGCTTCCGTGGAGGAGGTTCCGCCTTCGGTGAAGGCTGGGCACTCTACTGCGAACGCCTCGGCACTGAGATGGACATGTACCACACGCCCTACGAAAAATTCGGCATGCTCAGCTTCCAGTCGTGGCGCGCTTCCCGTCTCGTCGTCGACACCGGCATGCACTCCATGGGCTGGACGCGCGAACAGGCACAACAGTTCCTGCGTGAGAACACAGCACTCAGCGAACATGACATTGAAGAAGAAGTCGATCGCTACATCTCCTGGCCCGGCCAGGCCCTCAGCTACTACCTGGGCATGACCGTCATACAGAAAGAGCGTCAACACGCACAACAGGCGCTGGGCAAGAAGTTCAACCTGCGCGCCTTCCACGATGCCATTCTCGCCACCGGCGGCGTGCCCCTTCCCGTGCTCGAGGAATACCTTGAAGCATGGATCAAGGGCGGCGGTGTCGGCCCCTATCCAGAGATGGAAAAGTAA
- a CDS encoding VWA domain-containing protein, whose amino-acid sequence MRYSAPVAALLCASLLAFPLPALAQSASQADAKTQTLNVDARLVVVPVTVRDSKEKLVRTLTKDDFTLTVDAKSQNIRYFDKENNLPLTLGLMVDVSGSQRTVLDAERTASSSFLDNMLQPDRDNAFIIQFGRQADLLADVTNSMPKLQAALQKIDSDREKPQFNQDDRSDNGNGSGNSGNSGSTSNNGGYGSGGYGGYGGQGRHGGGQRPGGGGQRGGAGGGTLLYDAVYLASTEVLPKPTKDAKPAGPSRRALILLTDGDDRGSRESLTDAIEAAQRADFTVYAIYYKGEQDHNGYGNGFPGRFPGGRGGFPGGGGRMGDQGSREKNDGKKILQRMTEETGGRMFEVTKKYTVADIYKDIAEELRSQYRLGFSPVNNDDGYHRLTVDIPKQKKLILQYRDGYYTGVPKQQ is encoded by the coding sequence ATGCGATACTCCGCGCCTGTTGCCGCCCTCCTGTGCGCCTCTCTGCTCGCCTTCCCCCTGCCTGCCCTGGCTCAAAGCGCCTCACAAGCAGACGCCAAGACGCAAACGCTGAACGTCGACGCACGCCTCGTCGTCGTCCCCGTCACCGTCCGCGACAGCAAGGAAAAGCTCGTCCGCACCCTGACCAAGGACGACTTCACCCTCACCGTCGATGCCAAATCGCAGAACATCCGTTACTTCGACAAGGAGAACAACCTCCCGCTCACGCTCGGCCTCATGGTCGACGTCAGCGGCAGCCAGCGCACCGTCCTCGACGCGGAGCGCACCGCCTCCTCCTCCTTCCTCGACAACATGCTGCAACCCGACCGCGACAACGCTTTCATCATCCAGTTCGGTCGGCAGGCAGACCTCCTTGCAGACGTCACTAACTCCATGCCGAAACTCCAGGCAGCCCTGCAAAAGATTGACTCCGACCGCGAAAAGCCTCAATTCAATCAGGACGACCGTAGCGACAACGGCAACGGCAGCGGCAACTCAGGCAACAGCGGAAGCACCAGCAACAACGGCGGCTACGGCAGCGGAGGCTACGGCGGCTACGGTGGACAAGGCCGTCACGGCGGCGGTCAGCGTCCCGGAGGAGGTGGCCAGCGCGGAGGAGCAGGCGGCGGCACGCTCCTGTACGACGCCGTCTATCTCGCTTCCACCGAAGTCCTGCCCAAACCCACCAAGGACGCCAAGCCCGCTGGCCCCAGCCGCCGAGCACTCATCCTGCTCACCGACGGCGACGACCGCGGCAGCCGCGAATCCCTCACCGACGCCATTGAAGCCGCGCAACGCGCCGACTTCACCGTCTACGCGATCTATTACAAAGGCGAACAGGATCACAACGGCTACGGCAACGGATTCCCCGGACGCTTTCCCGGCGGCCGCGGTGGCTTCCCCGGCGGTGGCGGCCGCATGGGTGATCAGGGCAGCCGCGAAAAGAACGACGGCAAGAAAATCCTGCAACGCATGACCGAAGAAACCGGCGGCCGCATGTTTGAAGTCACCAAGAAATACACCGTCGCCGACATCTACAAGGACATCGCAGAAGAACTCCGCAGCCAGTACCGCCTCGGCTTCTCACCCGTAAACAACGACGACGGCTACCACCGCCTCACCGTCGACATCCCCAAGCAGAAGAAGCTCATCCTGCAATACCGCGACGGCTATTACACCGGCGTACCCAAGCAGCAGTAA
- a CDS encoding DUF3050 domain-containing protein: MTATTPQIAALEAKLKPLYDQLANHRLYSSFHTLADLHTFMESHVFAVWDFMSLLKALQRGLTCIDVPWIPSTFPESRRLVNEIVLGEETDVYNGQSLSHFELYLLAMKQCGADTTAIDRLVFALRDGADLHQAVRGSHASEPAKLFVRDTFHILSEEKLHTTAAAFTFGREDLIPAMFKGFVRDLNRDLGGNLDTFLWYLERHIEVDGEAHGPMALRMIAELCGNDEHKWQEAEQAATYALQSRLTLWDGIANTIMKR, translated from the coding sequence ATGACCGCGACCACACCACAGATCGCAGCCCTCGAAGCAAAGCTGAAACCGCTTTACGACCAGCTCGCAAACCACCGCCTCTACAGCTCGTTCCACACTCTCGCTGACCTGCACACCTTCATGGAGTCGCATGTCTTCGCCGTGTGGGACTTCATGAGCCTGCTCAAAGCGCTCCAGCGCGGACTCACCTGCATCGACGTCCCATGGATTCCGAGCACATTCCCCGAGAGCCGACGCCTCGTCAACGAGATCGTCCTCGGCGAAGAAACCGACGTCTACAACGGCCAATCCCTCAGCCACTTCGAGCTGTATCTCCTCGCTATGAAGCAGTGCGGAGCCGACACTACCGCCATCGACCGCCTCGTCTTCGCACTGCGCGACGGCGCCGATCTGCACCAAGCCGTGCGCGGTAGCCACGCCTCCGAACCGGCAAAGCTCTTCGTGCGCGACACCTTCCACATCCTCAGCGAAGAGAAACTCCACACCACCGCTGCAGCCTTCACCTTCGGCCGTGAAGACCTCATCCCGGCAATGTTCAAAGGCTTCGTGCGCGATCTGAACCGCGACCTCGGCGGCAACCTCGACACCTTCCTCTGGTACCTCGAACGCCACATTGAAGTCGACGGCGAAGCACACGGCCCCATGGCCCTCCGCATGATCGCCGAACTCTGCGGCAACGACGAGCACAAGTGGCAGGAAGCCGAACAAGCCGCTACCTACGCCCTGCAGTCGCGCCTCACCCTCTGGGACGGCATCGCCAACACCATCATGAAACGTTAG
- a CDS encoding MBL fold metallo-hydrolase, protein MTVSKVQNHPSVLRKLRQLWNVVRESHRQPMQGKPNPPKLVDPEELGVTFIGHSSFLIQIAGRNVLVDPVFATRLILLRRARLPGVEIDHLPPIDAVLLTHAHMDHLNLPSLRRIVRHAKKLTGVAPEAIVPKGVSDLVAKVGFRKVTELEWWEKTSLEGDDVSVTMTPAKHWGARMFSDTHRLFGGYVIEGAGHSVYHSGDTAYFNGFREIGRRLQPEIALLPIGAYYPDSYRAVHTSPEEGLQAFLDLESATTMIPMHYGTFPLGKEPMDEPPVRLMAAAKKLGVANRVDVMSEGETFVVKTAAMQSA, encoded by the coding sequence ATGACCGTGAGCAAAGTTCAGAATCACCCGTCTGTTTTACGTAAACTGCGGCAGCTCTGGAATGTTGTTCGTGAGAGCCACCGCCAACCGATGCAGGGCAAACCGAATCCGCCGAAGCTGGTGGACCCGGAAGAGCTTGGCGTTACCTTCATTGGCCATTCTTCATTCCTTATCCAGATTGCTGGCCGCAATGTGCTGGTAGATCCCGTGTTTGCAACGCGGTTGATCCTGCTGCGTCGCGCTCGGCTGCCGGGTGTGGAGATTGACCATCTGCCGCCGATTGATGCGGTTCTGCTGACCCATGCGCATATGGATCACCTGAATCTGCCGTCGCTGCGGAGGATTGTTCGTCATGCGAAGAAGCTGACGGGCGTGGCACCGGAGGCGATTGTGCCAAAGGGCGTGAGCGATCTGGTTGCCAAGGTTGGCTTTCGCAAGGTGACGGAGTTGGAGTGGTGGGAGAAGACGTCGCTTGAGGGCGATGATGTGTCCGTGACGATGACTCCTGCGAAGCACTGGGGCGCGCGCATGTTCAGCGATACGCACCGGCTGTTTGGTGGGTATGTGATCGAAGGCGCGGGGCACAGCGTGTACCACTCAGGCGATACGGCTTACTTCAATGGCTTCCGCGAGATTGGGCGCAGGCTGCAGCCGGAGATTGCGTTGCTGCCGATTGGCGCTTACTACCCGGATAGCTATCGCGCGGTGCATACTTCGCCGGAAGAGGGATTGCAGGCGTTTCTGGATCTGGAATCTGCAACGACGATGATTCCGATGCACTATGGCACGTTTCCGCTGGGCAAAGAGCCCATGGATGAGCCTCCGGTCCGGCTGATGGCAGCGGCGAAGAAGCTTGGCGTGGCGAATCGTGTGGATGTGATGAGTGAAGGCGAGACGTTTGTGGTGAAGACGGCTGCGATGCAGTCGGCGTAA
- a CDS encoding sulfite exporter TauE/SafE family protein, whose protein sequence is MPTMLSTHAHYILLVVASLAAGALNAAAAGGSFISFPAMLGVGIPPVQANATNTVAIWPGQLTSVLKLRNDLRRELLVVAFITSILGGVAGALILLWLPPQIFLYILPWMISSATLLFLFSGRISRWMRKETSQPHVHRPISSLLLFPLLLPVCIYIGYFGAGGGLMVMALLALLGVDDMHQLNGMKVLVACLSNFSAVVTFIVERAVVWHYCFIAMIAAGIGGYIGAHYARKLPQRAMRILVIIVGFSVSGYFFYRTLHPAH, encoded by the coding sequence ATGCCCACAATGCTGTCCACGCACGCCCATTACATCCTGTTGGTCGTCGCGTCGCTGGCAGCCGGCGCTCTCAACGCAGCAGCGGCAGGCGGATCATTCATCAGCTTCCCGGCCATGCTCGGCGTGGGTATCCCGCCCGTCCAGGCCAACGCAACAAACACCGTCGCCATCTGGCCCGGCCAGCTCACCAGCGTTCTGAAACTCCGCAACGACCTCCGCCGCGAACTCCTCGTCGTTGCATTCATCACCTCCATCCTCGGCGGAGTGGCTGGAGCGCTGATTCTACTGTGGTTGCCCCCACAAATCTTTCTTTACATCCTGCCCTGGATGATCAGCAGCGCCACCCTGCTGTTCCTCTTTTCCGGACGCATCAGCCGCTGGATGCGTAAAGAAACAAGCCAGCCACATGTACATCGCCCCATCTCATCGTTGCTCCTCTTTCCGCTGCTGCTGCCGGTGTGCATTTACATCGGCTACTTCGGCGCAGGCGGAGGCCTCATGGTCATGGCGCTGCTCGCCCTCCTGGGCGTGGACGACATGCACCAGCTCAACGGCATGAAAGTCCTCGTCGCCTGCCTCTCCAACTTTTCGGCAGTCGTCACCTTCATCGTGGAGCGCGCCGTCGTCTGGCATTACTGCTTCATCGCCATGATCGCCGCAGGCATCGGCGGTTATATCGGCGCACATTACGCCCGCAAACTTCCCCAACGCGCCATGCGCATCCTCGTCATCATCGTCGGATTCAGTGTCAGCGGCTATTTCTTCTACCGCACCCTGCATCCGGCCCACTGA
- a CDS encoding DUF971 domain-containing protein, protein MSHEGIRMISREESERTAATEQPLPPAAISPAKVKVDITNGTGMEITWKDGHHSKWTFPYLRDACPCATCHEEREKTGRALGEPRPAPKALFPIYTPPAKPNSAEPIGRYAIKFKWADGHESGIYSWDFLRRLDQNALPFKVAAK, encoded by the coding sequence ATGAGTCACGAAGGCATCCGCATGATCAGCCGCGAAGAGAGTGAGCGCACCGCCGCCACCGAACAGCCGCTGCCCCCTGCCGCCATCAGCCCCGCCAAGGTCAAAGTCGACATCACCAACGGCACTGGCATGGAGATCACCTGGAAAGACGGCCACCACTCCAAGTGGACTTTCCCCTACCTCCGCGACGCCTGCCCCTGCGCCACCTGCCACGAAGAACGCGAGAAGACAGGCCGCGCCCTCGGCGAACCCCGCCCCGCGCCCAAGGCCCTCTTCCCCATCTACACGCCGCCCGCAAAGCCCAACAGCGCAGAGCCCATCGGCCGCTACGCCATCAAGTTCAAGTGGGCCGACGGCCACGAAAGCGGCATCTACTCCTGGGACTTCCTTCGCCGTCTCGATCAGAACGCATTGCCCTTCAAGGTAGCCGCAAAATGA
- the ruvB gene encoding Holliday junction branch migration DNA helicase RuvB, which translates to MDFLNKKRFDLNRSTPSADAERLVSASSMGEDAAFELKLRPNRLGEFIGQHKAKEQLAIALEAAKSRGDALDHVLLYGPPGLGKTTLATIIANEMNVGFQQTSGPALQIQGDLTAILTNLREKQVLFLDEIHRLQPVLEEKLYTALEDYKLDIIIGQGPAARTHVMEIRPFTFVAATTRPGLLSSPLRSRFGILLRLEFYNDDDLRFIVERSAEVLGVQIDADGAAEIAMRSRGTPRIANRLLRRVRDYAQVRANGVIDQKTAQAALQMLEVDPHGFDELDRRLLRTIIEKYDGGPVGLNTLAAALAEEEDALEEVYEPFLMQIGFLDRTPRGRVATRRAYEHFGYPVPTKANQFDKPTLFD; encoded by the coding sequence ATGGACTTTCTCAACAAAAAGCGCTTCGACCTAAACCGCTCCACCCCCTCAGCAGATGCAGAGCGCCTCGTCAGCGCCAGCAGCATGGGCGAAGACGCAGCCTTCGAACTCAAGCTGCGCCCCAACCGCCTCGGCGAATTCATCGGCCAGCACAAGGCAAAAGAGCAGCTCGCCATCGCGCTCGAAGCCGCCAAGTCACGCGGCGATGCTCTCGATCACGTTCTGCTCTACGGCCCCCCGGGTCTTGGCAAAACCACGCTCGCCACCATCATCGCCAACGAGATGAACGTGGGCTTCCAGCAAACCAGCGGCCCCGCCCTGCAAATCCAGGGCGACCTCACCGCCATCCTCACCAACCTGCGCGAAAAGCAGGTGCTCTTCCTCGACGAAATCCACCGTCTGCAGCCGGTACTGGAAGAAAAACTCTACACAGCACTCGAGGACTACAAGCTCGACATCATCATCGGCCAGGGCCCTGCAGCACGCACCCACGTGATGGAGATTCGTCCCTTCACCTTCGTCGCTGCAACAACGCGTCCCGGCCTGCTGTCATCGCCACTGCGTTCACGCTTCGGCATCCTGTTGCGACTCGAGTTCTACAACGATGACGACCTTCGCTTCATCGTTGAACGCAGCGCGGAAGTCCTCGGCGTGCAGATCGACGCAGATGGCGCAGCAGAAATCGCCATGCGTTCGCGCGGCACACCGCGTATCGCCAACCGACTCCTCCGCCGCGTTCGCGACTACGCACAGGTGCGCGCCAACGGCGTCATCGACCAGAAGACCGCACAGGCCGCACTGCAGATGCTGGAAGTCGACCCCCACGGATTCGACGAACTCGATCGCCGCCTCCTTCGCACCATCATCGAAAAGTACGACGGCGGCCCCGTCGGCCTGAACACCCTGGCCGCAGCACTCGCCGAAGAAGAAGACGCGCTCGAAGAGGTCTACGAACCCTTCCTCATGCAAATCGGCTTCCTCGACCGCACCCCCCGCGGCCGAGTCGCCACACGCCGCGCCTACGAGCACTTCGGCTATCCCGTGCCCACCAAGGCAAATCAATTCGATAAGCCAACCCTGTTCGACTAA